The Henckelia pumila isolate YLH828 chromosome 2, ASM3356847v2, whole genome shotgun sequence genome includes a window with the following:
- the LOC140880313 gene encoding probable 3-deoxy-D-manno-octulosonic acid transferase, mitochondrial isoform X3, with protein sequence MSSNRGVIVYKIYRALSYGISPLVHLHLWWRKFRGREHPSRWRERLGMPSVCRPNGRLVWFHAVSLGEGLAAIPVIKCCLERRPDVTVLMTTTTASAFEVIKNILPSNVIYQYAPLDLPTAVDTFLHYWKPNAIMLIESELWPNLIMGAARNNIALSLINGRMSQKSFRNWSRPLVLPLITLMLSKFSLILPLSTTQGIHFQLLQATPFIINFCGDLKFAFQDFDISKRNKRDLDEFQAQLINKKVWMASSIHKDEEEVFIGAHNSLKKKHPDLVTIIVPRQPRHGQAIALKFQKEKVCVGLRSRNDKLTAGTNLYVIDSLGASCENFTG encoded by the exons ATGTCGAGTAACAGGGGCGTAATAGTTTACAAAATCTACAGAGCTCTAAGCTACGGCATATCGCCCTTGGTTCACCTCCATCTTTGGTGGCGCAAATTCCGAGGCCGAGAACATCCCTCCCGATGGCGCGAACGCCTCGGCATGCCCTCTGTTTGCCGCCCCAACGGTCGTCTTGTTTGGTTCCATGCCGTTTCATTAG GTGAAGGATTAGCCGCGATTCCTGTGATCAAGTGCTGTTTGGAAAGGAGGCCGGATGTTACTGTCTTGATGACGACTACGACAGCCTCAGCTTT TGAAGTTATAAAGAACATACTTCCTAGCAATGTCATTTATCAG TATGCTCCACTGGATCTCCCTACTGCTGTGGACACTTTTCTTCACTACTGGAAACCAAATGCAATCATGCTTATAGAAAGTGAGTTATGGCCAAATCTCATTATGGGTGCTGCAAGAAATAAT ATCGCTCTATCTTTGATAAACGGACGGATGTCTCAAAAATCTTTTCGGAATTGGTCTCGACCCTTGGTTCTTCCATTGATCACATTGATGCTGTCAAAATTTTCATTGATTCTACCATTG AGTACAACCCAAGGAATTCACTTTCAGCTGTTGCAAGCTACGCCATTTATCATTAACTTTTGTGGAGATCTCAAATTCG CATTTCAGGATTTTGACATTTCGAAAAGAAATAAGAGAGATCTGGACGAGTTTCAAGCACAACTTATCAATAAAAAGGTGTGGATGGCTTCTTCAATTCACAAGGATGAAGAAGAAG TCTTTATTGGAGCTCATAACAGCCTAAAGAAAAAGCATCCAGACTTGGTCACTATTATTGTGCCACGGCAACCACGGCATGGACAAGCTATTGCTCTG AAATTTCAGAAGGAAAAAGTTTGTGTGGGTCTGAGGTCACGTAATGATAAACTCACTGCTGGAACAAATTTATATGTGATCGACTCATTAGGT GCGAGTTGCGAGAATTTTACAGGTTAA
- the LOC140880313 gene encoding probable 3-deoxy-D-manno-octulosonic acid transferase, mitochondrial isoform X2: MSSNRGVIVYKIYRALSYGISPLVHLHLWWRKFRGREHPSRWRERLGMPSVCRPNGRLVWFHAVSLGEGLAAIPVIKCCLERRPDVTVLMTTTTASAFEVIKNILPSNVIYQYAPLDLPTAVDTFLHYWKPNAIMLIESELWPNLIMGAARNNIALSLINGRMSQKSFRNWSRPLVLPLITLMLSKFSLILPLSTTQGIHFQLLQATPFIINFCGDLKFAFQDFDISKRNKRDLDEFQAQLINKKVWMASSIHKDEEEVFIGAHNSLKKKHPDLVTIIVPRQPRHGQAIALKFQKEKVCVGLRSRNDKLTAGTNLYVIDSLGELREFYRLTPIAVIGGSFSPGLTGHNIAEAAAAGCAVLTVRLSHWSFQTHGFGNAAIKSSLSNTGFW, encoded by the exons ATGTCGAGTAACAGGGGCGTAATAGTTTACAAAATCTACAGAGCTCTAAGCTACGGCATATCGCCCTTGGTTCACCTCCATCTTTGGTGGCGCAAATTCCGAGGCCGAGAACATCCCTCCCGATGGCGCGAACGCCTCGGCATGCCCTCTGTTTGCCGCCCCAACGGTCGTCTTGTTTGGTTCCATGCCGTTTCATTAG GTGAAGGATTAGCCGCGATTCCTGTGATCAAGTGCTGTTTGGAAAGGAGGCCGGATGTTACTGTCTTGATGACGACTACGACAGCCTCAGCTTT TGAAGTTATAAAGAACATACTTCCTAGCAATGTCATTTATCAG TATGCTCCACTGGATCTCCCTACTGCTGTGGACACTTTTCTTCACTACTGGAAACCAAATGCAATCATGCTTATAGAAAGTGAGTTATGGCCAAATCTCATTATGGGTGCTGCAAGAAATAAT ATCGCTCTATCTTTGATAAACGGACGGATGTCTCAAAAATCTTTTCGGAATTGGTCTCGACCCTTGGTTCTTCCATTGATCACATTGATGCTGTCAAAATTTTCATTGATTCTACCATTG AGTACAACCCAAGGAATTCACTTTCAGCTGTTGCAAGCTACGCCATTTATCATTAACTTTTGTGGAGATCTCAAATTCG CATTTCAGGATTTTGACATTTCGAAAAGAAATAAGAGAGATCTGGACGAGTTTCAAGCACAACTTATCAATAAAAAGGTGTGGATGGCTTCTTCAATTCACAAGGATGAAGAAGAAG TCTTTATTGGAGCTCATAACAGCCTAAAGAAAAAGCATCCAGACTTGGTCACTATTATTGTGCCACGGCAACCACGGCATGGACAAGCTATTGCTCTG AAATTTCAGAAGGAAAAAGTTTGTGTGGGTCTGAGGTCACGTAATGATAAACTCACTGCTGGAACAAATTTATATGTGATCGACTCATTAG GCGAGTTGCGAGAATTTTACAGGTTAACACCAATAGCTGTAATAGGAGGTTCGTTTTCACCAGGGTTAACAGGCCACAATATAGCCGAAGCTGCGGCAGCTGGCTGTGCTGTTTTGACAG TCAGGTTATCACATTGGTCATTTCAGACACATGGTTTTGGAAATGCAGCGATCAAATCCTCTCTCAGTAATACAG GTTTCTGGTGA
- the LOC140880313 gene encoding probable 3-deoxy-D-manno-octulosonic acid transferase, mitochondrial isoform X1, with product MSSNRGVIVYKIYRALSYGISPLVHLHLWWRKFRGREHPSRWRERLGMPSVCRPNGRLVWFHAVSLGEGLAAIPVIKCCLERRPDVTVLMTTTTASAFEVIKNILPSNVIYQYAPLDLPTAVDTFLHYWKPNAIMLIESELWPNLIMGAARNNIALSLINGRMSQKSFRNWSRPLVLPLITLMLSKFSLILPLSTTQGIHFQLLQATPFIINFCGDLKFAFQDFDISKRNKRDLDEFQAQLINKKVWMASSIHKDEEEVFIGAHNSLKKKHPDLVTIIVPRQPRHGQAIALKFQKEKVCVGLRSRNDKLTAGTNLYVIDSLGELREFYRLTPIAVIGGSFSPGLTGHNIAEAAAAGCAVLTGYHIGHFRHMVLEMQRSNPLSVIQVSGEKLVEAISNLFGDAKLLEARREASMRAYHDLSRGIVENVWRMLQMNIYEQLWRRDE from the exons ATGTCGAGTAACAGGGGCGTAATAGTTTACAAAATCTACAGAGCTCTAAGCTACGGCATATCGCCCTTGGTTCACCTCCATCTTTGGTGGCGCAAATTCCGAGGCCGAGAACATCCCTCCCGATGGCGCGAACGCCTCGGCATGCCCTCTGTTTGCCGCCCCAACGGTCGTCTTGTTTGGTTCCATGCCGTTTCATTAG GTGAAGGATTAGCCGCGATTCCTGTGATCAAGTGCTGTTTGGAAAGGAGGCCGGATGTTACTGTCTTGATGACGACTACGACAGCCTCAGCTTT TGAAGTTATAAAGAACATACTTCCTAGCAATGTCATTTATCAG TATGCTCCACTGGATCTCCCTACTGCTGTGGACACTTTTCTTCACTACTGGAAACCAAATGCAATCATGCTTATAGAAAGTGAGTTATGGCCAAATCTCATTATGGGTGCTGCAAGAAATAAT ATCGCTCTATCTTTGATAAACGGACGGATGTCTCAAAAATCTTTTCGGAATTGGTCTCGACCCTTGGTTCTTCCATTGATCACATTGATGCTGTCAAAATTTTCATTGATTCTACCATTG AGTACAACCCAAGGAATTCACTTTCAGCTGTTGCAAGCTACGCCATTTATCATTAACTTTTGTGGAGATCTCAAATTCG CATTTCAGGATTTTGACATTTCGAAAAGAAATAAGAGAGATCTGGACGAGTTTCAAGCACAACTTATCAATAAAAAGGTGTGGATGGCTTCTTCAATTCACAAGGATGAAGAAGAAG TCTTTATTGGAGCTCATAACAGCCTAAAGAAAAAGCATCCAGACTTGGTCACTATTATTGTGCCACGGCAACCACGGCATGGACAAGCTATTGCTCTG AAATTTCAGAAGGAAAAAGTTTGTGTGGGTCTGAGGTCACGTAATGATAAACTCACTGCTGGAACAAATTTATATGTGATCGACTCATTAG GCGAGTTGCGAGAATTTTACAGGTTAACACCAATAGCTGTAATAGGAGGTTCGTTTTCACCAGGGTTAACAGGCCACAATATAGCCGAAGCTGCGGCAGCTGGCTGTGCTGTTTTGACAG GTTATCACATTGGTCATTTCAGACACATGGTTTTGGAAATGCAGCGATCAAATCCTCTCTCAGTAATACAG GTTTCTGGTGAAAAGCTCGTAGAAGCTATTAGCAACCTCTTTGGTGATGCAAAACTTCTGGAAGCACGCCGTGAAGCTTCAATGCGAGCATATCATGATTTGTCCCGTGGAATTGTTGAAAACGTGTGGAGGATGCTGCAAATGAACATATATGAGCAACTGTGGAGAAGAGATGAATAA